TGGATGAACAGAACGCGGCCGGCGATCGGTTCGACCTCTTGCAGAATGTGGGTCGAGACCAGCACGGTCTTGGTCTTCCCCAGATCGCGGATCAGGGCGCGAACGCCCCGGATCTGGTTGGGGTCGAGGCCGCTGGTGGGCTCGTCGAGGATCAGGACCTCGGGGTCGTGGAGGATCGCCTGGGCCATCGACGTCCGCTGGCGATAGCCCTTGGAGAGCTTGCCGATGGCTTTATGAGCGACGGTCCCCAGTGCGCACTGGTCGACGACCGCATCGAGGCGATCGCGAAGCCTCGCGCTGGACATCCCTCGGGCGGCGCCGAAGAACTTGAGCAGCCCGAGGGGGGTCATGTCGGTGTAGAGCGGGCCGTTCTCGGGGAGATACCCCAGGCGCTCGGCGGCGGCGATCCGATCGGACTGGACGTCGATCCC
The Paludisphaera rhizosphaerae genome window above contains:
- a CDS encoding ABC transporter ATP-binding protein; amino-acid sequence: MSTPVMIEADGLCKQFGSFLAVRDVSFTIPKGQVVAFLGPNGAGKTTTMRLLTGFTAPTHGEARIAGIDVQSDRIAAAERLGYLPENGPLYTDMTPLGLLKFFGAARGMSSARLRDRLDAVVDQCALGTVAHKAIGKLSKGYRQRTSMAQAILHDPEVLILDEPTSGLDPNQIRGVRALIRDLGKTKTVLVSTHILQEVEPIAGRVLFIHDGKLVFDGAPAELAKRNGSLEESFYKLTAQPV